The following are encoded in a window of Prevotella melaninogenica genomic DNA:
- a CDS encoding MalY/PatB family protein, which yields MIKTYNFDEVIDRSGSGDLKHEALLPRWGRNDLLPLWVADMDFATPDFVVDALKERLSHPIFGYTIEPTDYRLAIIDWIRAHHDWEVKSEWLSFIPGIVRGIGFVVNVFTELDEKVIIQPPVYHPFRLTPEANHRKVVFNPLRLREDGYYDMDFDNLAEVCDDKCRVLILSNPHNPAGLCWSEETLRRLADFCYEHNILVISDEIHSDMDLFGNRHIPFASVSERAAEISITFAAPTKTFNMAGIVSSFAIVPNEELRNRFYGWLKANELDEPTLFAPIATIAAYRKGEEWRKQMLAYVEDNVLFVEDFCREHIPSVRPLRPQASFLVWLDCHGLGLKHKELLNLFIDKAHLALNDGRMFGPGGEGFMRLNVGTPRSILRQALEQLAKAVNE from the coding sequence ATGATAAAGACTTATAATTTTGATGAAGTAATCGACCGTTCGGGAAGTGGTGACTTGAAGCATGAGGCACTTCTTCCACGTTGGGGACGTAATGACCTGCTACCTCTATGGGTGGCTGATATGGATTTTGCTACTCCTGATTTCGTTGTGGATGCCCTCAAAGAGCGTCTTTCACATCCGATTTTCGGTTATACTATCGAACCAACCGACTATCGCCTCGCTATCATCGACTGGATACGTGCGCATCATGATTGGGAAGTTAAGTCAGAGTGGCTGAGTTTTATTCCTGGTATTGTTAGGGGTATCGGCTTTGTGGTGAATGTATTTACGGAACTTGACGAAAAAGTTATTATACAACCACCTGTCTATCATCCATTCCGTTTGACGCCAGAGGCTAATCATCGTAAGGTGGTTTTCAATCCGCTTCGTCTCCGTGAGGATGGATATTATGACATGGATTTTGATAATCTTGCAGAGGTTTGCGATGATAAATGCCGTGTACTTATCCTCTCTAATCCTCATAACCCTGCAGGATTATGTTGGTCAGAAGAGACATTACGTCGCTTGGCAGACTTCTGCTACGAGCATAATATTCTTGTCATTAGCGATGAGATACATAGCGATATGGATCTCTTTGGCAATCGTCATATACCATTTGCAAGTGTGTCAGAGCGTGCTGCGGAAATTAGTATTACTTTTGCAGCACCGACAAAGACCTTTAATATGGCAGGTATTGTTAGTTCATTTGCTATCGTTCCAAACGAAGAACTGCGCAATCGCTTCTATGGTTGGTTGAAGGCTAACGAATTAGATGAGCCTACGCTCTTTGCACCAATAGCCACGATAGCTGCTTATCGAAAGGGAGAGGAGTGGCGTAAGCAGATGTTGGCGTATGTAGAAGACAATGTTCTCTTTGTCGAAGATTTCTGTCGTGAACATATTCCAAGTGTTCGTCCACTTCGTCCACAGGCAAGTTTCCTTGTTTGGTTGGATTGTCATGGATTGGGATTGAAGCATAAAGAACTGTTGAATCTCTTTATTGATAAGGCTCATCTTGCGTTGAACGATGGTAGAATGTTTGGTCCTGGTGGAGAAGGCTTTATGCGTTTGAATGTGGGTACACCGCGTTCTATACTTCGTCAGGCGTTGGAACAGTTGGCGAAAGCTGTAAATGAATAA
- a CDS encoding putative LPS assembly protein LptD, whose translation MRNKSIIFLLSFVVVFAMASVNMPVPQGKKTKKAKASAVVVDTLLERQSPKDGKAVDKNIPDTTKMDSLQLAIYHHNKAIDDSIRADSMMRARSNGIDAPVKYSAEDSLVYDAESGTAYLYGNSKVDYENMKLTSDKVHMNLDKSTVRATGTVDSTAEGGIKGKPVFTMGKDEYKSDTMAFNFKSKKGLIKGIYTEQQDGFLSGEVGKRDSTGSVYLQHGRYTTCDKPHPDFYIALSRAKVRPGKDVVFGPAYLVVADVPLPLAIPYGFFPFSKKYSSGFIMPSYGDESDRGFYLRDGGYYFAISDKWDLKLLGEIYTRGSWGVSAASNYRKRYRYSGSFLFSYQDSKTGDKGLPDFAEQESFKVQWNHRQDPKANPYSSLSASVNFATSSYERNNLNSMYNPQTLTQSTRTSSVSWSTGFSSIGLSLSATTNLAQNMRDSSIQITLPDLNISLSRFYPFKRKHLVGKERWYEKISMSYTGQLANSISTKEDKLLHSNLIKDWKNAFQHTIPVQANFTLFNYINVTPSFNFTDRMYSKKVTRGWDNIHQKEVVRDTTYGFHNVYNWSMSVGASTKLYGFWVPNRKLFGDKIQAIRHVITPQVSFSYSPNFGARRYGYYDSYQYTDASGNVKLIEYSPYQDELYSVPGKYKTEMISWDVSNNIEMKIKSDKDTTGYKKISIIDELGASMSYNAAADYHRWSDLSMRLRLKWWKNYTFSMNAQFATYAYELDANGKPYVGNHTEWGYGRLPRFQGMSQNFSFTLSPEKLKKWFGRKDDKDEDKVSVDSDGPDTNIESNMDDDLEKGKYAAKKKRGNIAETDDDGYMSFNMPWSLTIGYGITMRENTAGRFNTKTMRYPYKFTQTLNFSGNIRISDGWNINFSSGYDFENHAMSMTTASLSRDLHCFNMSASVVLAPYTSYNFTFRCNAATLTDALKYDKRSGITNAIQWY comes from the coding sequence ATGAGAAATAAGAGCATTATATTCCTATTATCCTTTGTTGTTGTTTTTGCAATGGCAAGTGTCAATATGCCTGTGCCTCAAGGTAAGAAAACCAAGAAGGCTAAGGCAAGTGCTGTTGTGGTTGATACGCTATTGGAAAGACAAAGTCCAAAGGATGGTAAGGCGGTCGATAAGAATATCCCAGATACCACAAAGATGGATTCTCTTCAGTTGGCTATCTATCATCATAATAAAGCAATAGACGATTCTATTCGTGCCGATAGCATGATGCGTGCACGTTCGAATGGAATTGATGCACCTGTTAAGTATTCTGCAGAGGACTCTCTCGTTTATGATGCAGAGTCGGGTACAGCATATCTGTATGGTAACTCAAAGGTTGATTATGAGAATATGAAGCTTACGAGTGACAAGGTACATATGAATCTTGATAAAAGTACTGTGCGTGCAACAGGTACAGTCGATTCTACAGCAGAGGGTGGAATCAAGGGAAAGCCTGTCTTTACTATGGGTAAAGATGAATATAAGAGTGACACAATGGCTTTCAACTTTAAGTCAAAGAAAGGCTTGATTAAGGGTATTTATACCGAACAGCAAGATGGTTTCTTGAGTGGAGAAGTTGGAAAACGTGACTCTACGGGTTCTGTTTACTTGCAACATGGTCGTTACACTACTTGTGATAAGCCTCATCCAGACTTTTACATTGCTCTTTCTCGTGCAAAGGTTCGCCCAGGTAAGGATGTTGTCTTTGGACCAGCTTATCTCGTAGTGGCGGACGTTCCTTTACCATTGGCAATTCCATACGGCTTCTTTCCCTTCTCAAAGAAGTATTCAAGTGGATTTATTATGCCAAGCTATGGTGATGAAAGTGATCGTGGTTTCTATCTTCGTGATGGTGGTTACTACTTTGCCATTAGTGATAAGTGGGACTTGAAACTCTTAGGTGAAATCTACACCAGAGGTTCTTGGGGTGTTTCTGCAGCCAGCAACTACCGCAAGCGTTATAGATATTCAGGCTCATTCCTCTTTAGTTATCAGGATTCAAAGACTGGTGACAAAGGCTTGCCAGACTTTGCTGAACAGGAGAGTTTTAAGGTTCAGTGGAATCATCGCCAAGATCCGAAGGCGAATCCATATAGTTCGCTATCAGCAAGTGTGAACTTTGCGACATCAAGCTATGAGCGTAACAACCTCAATAGTATGTATAATCCGCAGACACTCACACAGTCTACGAGAACTTCTTCTGTAAGTTGGAGCACAGGTTTCTCAAGTATTGGACTCTCTTTGAGTGCTACTACAAACCTTGCACAGAATATGCGTGACTCTTCTATTCAGATAACACTGCCAGACTTGAACATTAGTTTGAGCCGATTCTATCCTTTCAAGCGTAAGCATCTTGTGGGTAAGGAACGTTGGTATGAGAAGATTTCGATGAGCTATACGGGTCAGTTGGCTAATTCTATCTCAACGAAGGAAGATAAACTCTTACACTCTAATCTGATTAAAGACTGGAAAAATGCTTTCCAGCATACAATCCCTGTACAGGCAAACTTCACCTTGTTTAATTATATCAATGTGACGCCATCTTTCAATTTCACGGACCGTATGTATTCTAAGAAAGTGACACGTGGATGGGATAATATACATCAGAAAGAGGTGGTAAGAGATACTACGTATGGTTTCCATAATGTTTACAACTGGAGTATGAGTGTGGGTGCCAGCACGAAATTATATGGTTTCTGGGTACCTAATAGAAAATTATTTGGCGATAAGATTCAGGCTATCCGCCATGTTATTACGCCACAGGTTTCTTTCTCATACTCACCAAACTTCGGTGCACGTCGTTATGGCTACTATGATAGCTATCAGTACACAGATGCAAGTGGTAACGTGAAACTTATTGAATACTCACCTTATCAAGATGAGCTTTATAGTGTGCCCGGTAAGTACAAGACTGAGATGATCAGTTGGGATGTTAGCAATAACATCGAAATGAAGATTAAGAGCGATAAGGATACTACTGGTTATAAGAAGATAAGTATCATTGATGAGTTAGGAGCAAGTATGTCTTACAATGCTGCAGCAGACTATCATCGTTGGAGTGACCTTAGTATGCGTCTGCGTTTGAAGTGGTGGAAGAATTATACCTTCTCAATGAATGCACAGTTTGCTACTTATGCTTACGAACTTGATGCTAATGGTAAGCCTTACGTAGGTAATCATACAGAGTGGGGATATGGTCGTTTACCTCGTTTCCAAGGTATGTCGCAGAACTTCTCATTCACTTTGAGTCCAGAGAAGTTGAAGAAGTGGTTCGGACGTAAGGATGATAAAGATGAGGATAAGGTGTCAGTAGATAGCGATGGCCCAGATACTAACATCGAATCAAACATGGATGATGACCTTGAAAAGGGAAAATATGCTGCTAAGAAGAAGCGTGGTAATATTGCTGAGACGGATGACGATGGTTACATGAGTTTCAATATGCCATGGTCATTGACAATCGGTTATGGTATTACGATGCGTGAGAATACAGCGGGTAGGTTCAATACTAAGACGATGCGTTACCCTTATAAGTTCACACAGACGTTGAACTTCTCTGGTAATATTCGTATCAGTGATGGCTGGAACATTAACTTCTCAAGTGGTTACGACTTTGAAAACCATGCGATGAGTATGACAACAGCCAGTCTGTCACGTGACCTCCACTGTTTTAATATGAGTGCTTCTGTAGTTTTAGCACCATATACATCTTACAACTTTACCTTCCGTTGTAATGCTGCAACGCTGACAGATGCGTTGAAGTATGATAAGCGAAGTGGTATTACGAATGCTATACAGTGGTATTAA
- a CDS encoding nitroreductase, producing the protein MEALEALLTRRSIRAYEERMPAQELIDKVMEAGLYAASGKNMQTAIIVEVTNKEVCNRLSAINGEIMGVTSDPFYGAPVVLAVLADKSSPNHVYDGALMMGNLMNAAHALGLGSCWINRAKQTFEREDGKQMLKEWGIEGDYEGIGFCILGYAAKEGKTLSRKENRIFYVK; encoded by the coding sequence ATGGAAGCATTAGAAGCATTGTTAACACGTCGTAGCATACGTGCTTATGAAGAGCGTATGCCTGCACAGGAGTTGATTGATAAGGTGATGGAGGCTGGTCTTTACGCTGCAAGCGGAAAGAATATGCAGACTGCTATCATCGTTGAAGTGACTAATAAAGAGGTATGTAACCGCTTATCGGCGATTAATGGTGAGATAATGGGCGTAACGAGTGACCCTTTCTATGGTGCGCCCGTAGTCCTTGCAGTGTTGGCGGATAAGAGTAGTCCTAATCATGTTTATGATGGTGCGTTGATGATGGGCAATCTTATGAACGCTGCTCATGCTTTAGGTTTGGGTAGCTGTTGGATTAATCGTGCCAAGCAAACTTTTGAGCGCGAAGATGGAAAGCAGATGTTGAAAGAGTGGGGTATAGAAGGCGATTATGAAGGTATCGGCTTCTGTATTCTTGGTTACGCAGCAAAGGAAGGCAAGACCTTATCACGCAAGGAAAATCGTATTTTCTATGTGAAGTAA
- a CDS encoding trans-sulfuration enzyme family protein codes for MKKQTQAIHQPYKRRDAYDALSMPIYNAVAFEFDNAKVMADAFCGRIDAPDYSRVENPTVTNLEQRVKALTGAENVIALNSGMAAISNTLFSVVEQGKNVITSRHLFGNTYSLLTSTLSRLGVEARLCDLTDVEAVERLIDDNTCCLFLEIMTNPQLEVVDVRALATIAHQHGIPVIADTTLIPFTQFSAKDLGIDVEVVSSTKYISGGATSLGGLVIDYGTFPSIGKRLLNEMLFNLGAYMTPQVAYMQTLGLETLDVRYRVQAGNALELAQRLRTLKLICKVNYVGLEDNPYHQLAVSQYGETAGAMVTIDLESQEACFRMLDNLKLIHRATNLFDNRTLAIHPASTIFGLFTAEERAAMDVQDTTIRLSIGLESVDDLFDDIKQALEA; via the coding sequence ATGAAGAAACAGACACAGGCTATTCATCAGCCTTATAAGCGTAGAGATGCATATGATGCGTTGAGTATGCCCATCTATAATGCGGTTGCTTTTGAGTTTGATAATGCAAAAGTGATGGCTGATGCCTTTTGTGGACGTATTGATGCGCCTGATTATTCACGTGTGGAGAACCCAACAGTGACTAATCTCGAACAGCGTGTTAAGGCTTTGACGGGTGCTGAGAATGTTATTGCTCTCAACTCGGGTATGGCTGCTATCAGTAATACGCTTTTTTCTGTTGTTGAACAGGGTAAGAACGTTATCACGTCACGCCATCTCTTTGGTAATACCTACTCTTTGCTTACATCAACACTAAGTAGATTGGGAGTAGAGGCAAGACTTTGTGACCTTACAGATGTTGAGGCTGTAGAACGATTGATAGATGATAATACGTGTTGTCTGTTCCTTGAAATTATGACAAATCCTCAACTTGAGGTGGTTGATGTACGTGCTTTGGCTACAATAGCGCACCAACATGGCATCCCTGTCATTGCTGATACTACGCTTATTCCTTTTACACAGTTCTCTGCAAAGGACTTGGGAATTGACGTTGAGGTTGTTTCAAGTACAAAATATATTAGTGGTGGTGCAACTTCTTTGGGTGGTCTTGTTATTGATTATGGTACGTTCCCTTCTATTGGTAAGCGCCTCTTGAATGAGATGCTCTTTAACCTTGGAGCTTATATGACACCACAGGTTGCCTATATGCAGACCTTAGGCTTAGAGACTTTGGATGTACGCTATCGTGTTCAAGCAGGTAATGCCTTGGAGTTGGCACAAAGACTACGTACGCTCAAACTTATTTGTAAGGTGAATTATGTGGGCTTGGAGGATAATCCTTATCATCAGTTGGCTGTGAGTCAGTATGGTGAAACAGCGGGAGCAATGGTCACAATAGACTTAGAGAGTCAAGAGGCTTGCTTCAGAATGCTCGATAACTTGAAACTCATTCATCGTGCAACTAACCTCTTTGATAATCGTACCTTGGCTATCCACCCAGCAAGTACTATCTTTGGACTTTTCACTGCTGAGGAGCGTGCAGCAATGGATGTGCAAGACACTACCATACGTCTCAGTATTGGTTTGGAAAGTGTTGATGATTTATTTGATGATATTAAGCAAGCTTTGGAAGCATGA
- a CDS encoding HU family DNA-binding protein, whose translation MKIKLIERRKPGTKTGPGKFYASPVNVGKKTLRDIAHDIAGRSSLTRGDIENVLANFMDCLPHYLRDGFSVQLGEFGTMRLTLSSEGTATEKAFKTETIKPRVTFTPGVELKAALRNNSYETVKEEKSSPKPSHKDEGSGKNPGPVPE comes from the coding sequence ATGAAAATCAAATTGATTGAAAGAAGAAAGCCGGGTACAAAGACTGGACCGGGTAAGTTTTATGCAAGTCCTGTGAACGTAGGGAAAAAGACCCTGCGAGATATTGCGCATGACATTGCGGGGCGTTCTTCGCTGACACGTGGTGACATTGAGAACGTGCTGGCAAACTTTATGGATTGCCTGCCTCATTATCTTCGTGACGGCTTTAGCGTGCAGTTGGGCGAGTTTGGCACGATGCGCCTGACATTATCAAGCGAGGGAACTGCGACGGAAAAGGCTTTTAAGACCGAGACGATTAAGCCACGTGTAACGTTTACGCCAGGTGTAGAACTGAAAGCTGCGCTGCGTAATAACTCGTATGAAACAGTGAAGGAGGAAAAGTCCAGTCCAAAACCTTCTCATAAAGACGAGGGAAGTGGAAAGAATCCTGGACCAGTGCCAGAGTAG